In one window of Halomarina pelagica DNA:
- a CDS encoding TVP38/TMEM64 family protein encodes MDRDSRRRLAGALLLVCGVTAASILVPPTRVLEVLQRLAARPAAFALALCLLYLCRPLVAWPISLVSALVGFVYGVAGIPVALVGAVLTTLPPYVLARRYRPSSGPFARIGASSADLFETTGGTRGVLAARLAPIPTDVVSAAAGVARVDARAFVIGTAVGEVPWVVASVLAGRSMEALTASGFHAGWPLVVAGVAVAGALLAGPTLRWALDEPSPAD; translated from the coding sequence ATGGACCGCGACTCGCGTCGCCGGCTGGCCGGGGCGCTCCTCCTGGTCTGTGGCGTGACCGCCGCCTCGATCCTGGTCCCGCCGACGCGCGTGCTCGAGGTGCTCCAGCGACTCGCCGCTCGACCGGCGGCGTTCGCGCTCGCGCTCTGTCTCCTCTACCTCTGTCGGCCGCTCGTCGCGTGGCCGATCAGTCTCGTCTCAGCGCTGGTGGGGTTCGTCTACGGCGTCGCCGGTATCCCGGTCGCGCTCGTCGGGGCCGTCCTCACGACGCTCCCGCCGTACGTCCTCGCCCGTCGGTACCGCCCGTCGAGCGGGCCGTTCGCGCGGATCGGCGCGTCGAGCGCCGACCTCTTCGAGACGACCGGCGGGACGCGCGGCGTCCTCGCGGCGCGCCTCGCGCCCATCCCGACGGACGTGGTATCCGCCGCGGCGGGAGTCGCTCGGGTGGACGCCCGCGCGTTCGTGATCGGGACCGCCGTCGGCGAGGTCCCGTGGGTCGTCGCCAGCGTCCTCGCGGGTCGGTCGATGGAGGCGCTCACCGCGAGCGGGTTCCACGCCGGGTGGCCGCTGGTCGTCGCGGGCGTCGCCGTCGCGGGGGCGCTACTGGCCGGGCCGACGCTCCGGTGGGCGCTCGACGAACCGTCGCCCGCCGATTAG
- a CDS encoding DUF7504 family protein: MDARTGRDAGADDGAARFAAELRDLKRRGCHVLVAGRVGDAVRARQTRNLLGSPRLPRYRILALVDGELAEARTYLPGNLDRDAPNVSVLDFATPVRSGAAAAPAAVQTPGEGVHAPGDELFALRTALDREIADGLSTVGRVPGRLRVGVLTLGILLDTYGVERTRAFAAALGRSIRAASGLGHCQLPLEYDAAETRALQSAFDVRVDLRHRDGRPPEQRWRLTSTDRTTEWMLL, encoded by the coding sequence ATGGACGCTCGTACGGGTCGTGACGCGGGAGCGGACGACGGAGCGGCGCGGTTCGCGGCCGAACTGAGGGATCTCAAGCGACGCGGGTGTCACGTGCTGGTGGCGGGTCGCGTCGGGGACGCGGTTCGAGCCCGGCAGACGCGCAACCTGCTGGGTTCGCCGCGGCTACCCCGATACCGCATCCTCGCGCTCGTCGACGGCGAACTCGCCGAGGCGAGGACCTATCTGCCGGGGAACCTCGACCGGGACGCCCCGAACGTGTCCGTGCTCGACTTCGCGACGCCGGTTCGATCGGGCGCAGCGGCGGCCCCCGCGGCCGTCCAGACGCCGGGGGAGGGCGTGCACGCGCCGGGCGACGAACTGTTCGCGCTCCGAACGGCGCTCGATCGGGAGATCGCGGACGGCCTCTCGACGGTCGGGCGGGTCCCCGGCCGCCTTCGCGTCGGCGTCCTCACGCTCGGGATCTTGCTCGACACGTACGGCGTCGAGCGAACCCGGGCGTTCGCCGCGGCGCTCGGTCGGTCGATACGGGCGGCGAGCGGCCTGGGCCACTGTCAGCTCCCGCTCGAGTACGACGCCGCCGAGACGCGGGCGCTCCAGTCCGCGTTCGACGTCCGCGTCGACCTGCGCCACCGCGACGGACGGCCGCCGGAGCAACGCTGGCGGCTCACCTCGACCGATCGGACCACGGAGTGGATGCTCCTGTAG
- a CDS encoding S66 family peptidase, whose translation MQFTLPPALSSGDRVAVVGPSSGGAARAPHVFELGLRRLRETFELEPVVYPTARQGDEFLAAHPEARAADLHAAFRDPEIAGVIATIGGDDQLRVLPHLDPEVLRAHPTRFYGMSDNTNLALYLWRERIVSFYGAQLLNQIAAPGHLPAYTERHVRRAFFGDAFGELRPAERWTDDTIDWARRDYADAEPAYERGQGFRWRGGRERVDGRLWGGCLPVVGWHLATDRYLPAPERLDGCVLFLETAEDLPSAEQVKWTLMCMGERGLLERFDAVLVGRAQARSYREDPGAEARIRYRREQRRAIREQLERYNPDAPVVFDLDLGHTNPNAPVPVGGRVVVDPGRERVAFE comes from the coding sequence GTGCAGTTCACTCTCCCACCCGCACTCTCGTCAGGAGATCGGGTCGCCGTCGTCGGCCCGTCCAGCGGCGGGGCCGCCCGCGCGCCCCACGTGTTCGAACTCGGGCTGCGACGCCTCCGTGAGACGTTCGAACTCGAGCCCGTCGTCTACCCGACGGCGCGACAGGGCGACGAGTTCCTCGCCGCCCACCCCGAGGCGCGCGCCGCGGACCTCCACGCGGCCTTCCGCGATCCCGAGATCGCGGGCGTGATCGCGACCATCGGGGGCGACGACCAGTTACGCGTCCTCCCGCACCTCGACCCCGAGGTGCTACGCGCGCACCCGACCCGCTTCTACGGAATGTCGGACAACACGAACCTCGCGCTCTACCTCTGGCGTGAGAGGATCGTCTCGTTCTACGGCGCGCAGCTACTGAACCAGATCGCCGCGCCGGGACACCTCCCCGCGTACACCGAGCGACACGTCCGACGAGCGTTCTTCGGGGACGCCTTCGGCGAACTCCGCCCCGCCGAGCGGTGGACCGACGACACGATCGACTGGGCGCGACGCGACTACGCCGACGCCGAACCGGCGTACGAGCGCGGGCAGGGCTTCCGCTGGCGCGGCGGGCGCGAGCGCGTCGACGGCCGGCTGTGGGGCGGCTGCCTCCCCGTCGTCGGGTGGCACCTCGCGACCGATCGCTACCTGCCCGCCCCCGAGCGCCTCGACGGGTGCGTACTCTTCCTCGAAACGGCGGAAGATCTACCGAGCGCCGAGCAGGTGAAGTGGACGCTCATGTGCATGGGCGAGCGGGGCCTGCTCGAACGATTCGACGCCGTGCTCGTCGGCCGGGCGCAGGCTCGCAGCTACCGCGAGGACCCGGGGGCCGAGGCGCGAATTCGGTACCGTCGGGAGCAGCGTCGGGCGATACGCGAACAACTGGAGCGGTACAACCCCGACGCGCCCGTCGTCTTCGATCTCGACCTCGGCCACACGAACCCGAACGCACCGGTGCCCGTCGGCGGGCGCGTCGTCGTCGATCCCGGCCGCGAGCGCGTCGCGTTCGAGTGA
- a CDS encoding CHAT domain-containing protein gives MNVRTLTIRGTDDPVGVEITDDIQGVTTVLRTDGPVEPTPTDTDGFVFPVDAAVRLGVTEIRIPQYVNVIVRNADGRTVAEGTNRAAARVPPGTYVVEVASLAVKVYVAVEGAVETTTDDVGRRIVATDTDHVRLGVRSRHEYPAATITTTDDPRDVMRALSCLGSSLKTTSPERAWPTLRGHPPLVELGERFAAPEGFERRGDEVRIEVPPALRYVFPVASLAHYLDATVRPGPTPRLVTAGTTVPLVEPAGRGSQREFERRVHRTLAQVFTLDCVVRTEGLYSVRCHEREAVAGRLDLDLADLYDRPLAERLAAYLEVPYAAVEPAVPTWKQTVDVVPAAANVAHLPFAAADLAQVRCPSARAVAVRPRSPTIDEFCRSGGQGVGSRNAGDARERPVTGEEGPVVRLDPTDSIEQTWIGEGVPVGASKPTLAACKRRLDAQPSGPIGVAVVSNSPEMRAETDVTDLYGLREFVAFDVEMYEDLTRAELRDVLAEERDFVHYVGHVDERGMQCADGWLDAATLDAVGTRAFVLNACRSYAQGMHLVRAGAIAGVVTLVNVGNEPATRVGRTLARLLNAGFSLAGALDILGTDTITGRQYTVVGDGQVVLAEGKGGTPMFTEIESVTEDRCSVRLYGYPTTGWSGMGALYVPTIEDNDRGCLNVGEIGEFTVGREELDRVFDSERFPVRTRGELRWSDELSADDVLE, from the coding sequence GTGAACGTACGCACTCTGACGATACGCGGAACGGACGACCCCGTCGGCGTCGAGATCACCGACGACATCCAGGGAGTGACCACGGTACTTCGGACGGACGGCCCCGTCGAGCCGACGCCGACGGACACCGACGGGTTCGTCTTCCCGGTCGACGCCGCCGTCCGACTCGGCGTCACCGAGATCCGGATCCCGCAGTACGTCAACGTCATCGTCCGGAACGCCGACGGGCGGACCGTCGCCGAGGGGACGAACCGGGCCGCGGCGCGGGTGCCCCCCGGAACGTACGTCGTGGAGGTCGCCTCCCTGGCGGTGAAGGTCTACGTCGCCGTCGAGGGGGCCGTCGAGACGACGACCGACGACGTCGGCCGGCGCATCGTCGCGACCGACACCGACCACGTCCGCCTCGGCGTGCGATCCCGCCACGAGTACCCCGCGGCGACGATCACGACTACCGACGACCCGCGCGACGTGATGCGTGCGCTCTCCTGTCTCGGGTCGTCGCTGAAGACGACCTCGCCGGAGCGGGCGTGGCCGACCCTCCGCGGGCACCCGCCGCTCGTCGAACTCGGCGAGCGGTTCGCGGCCCCCGAGGGGTTCGAACGCCGGGGCGACGAGGTCCGCATCGAGGTCCCTCCCGCGTTGCGGTACGTGTTCCCCGTGGCGTCGCTCGCGCACTACCTGGACGCGACCGTCCGGCCGGGACCGACTCCCCGCCTCGTCACCGCCGGGACGACGGTCCCGCTCGTCGAACCGGCGGGCCGGGGGAGTCAACGCGAGTTCGAGCGACGGGTCCACCGGACGCTCGCGCAGGTGTTCACCCTCGACTGCGTCGTGCGCACGGAGGGGCTCTACTCGGTGCGGTGTCACGAGCGGGAGGCGGTGGCCGGGCGGCTCGACCTCGACCTCGCCGACCTCTACGACCGGCCGCTCGCGGAGCGACTCGCCGCGTACCTCGAGGTCCCCTACGCGGCCGTCGAGCCGGCGGTTCCGACCTGGAAGCAGACCGTCGACGTGGTTCCCGCGGCGGCGAACGTCGCGCACCTCCCCTTCGCGGCCGCCGACCTGGCGCAGGTGCGCTGTCCGAGCGCGCGGGCCGTCGCCGTCAGGCCTCGCAGCCCCACTATCGACGAATTCTGTCGGTCCGGGGGGCAGGGAGTGGGATCCAGGAACGCCGGGGACGCCCGCGAGCGGCCGGTGACCGGCGAAGAAGGGCCCGTCGTCCGGCTCGATCCGACCGACAGCATCGAACAGACGTGGATCGGCGAGGGCGTCCCCGTGGGCGCGTCGAAGCCCACGCTGGCGGCGTGCAAGCGCCGCCTCGATGCGCAGCCGAGCGGTCCGATCGGAGTGGCGGTCGTCAGCAACTCCCCGGAGATGCGCGCCGAGACGGACGTGACTGACCTCTACGGGCTTCGCGAGTTCGTCGCCTTCGACGTGGAGATGTACGAAGACCTCACCCGCGCCGAGTTGCGCGACGTCCTCGCGGAGGAGCGCGACTTCGTCCACTACGTCGGCCACGTCGACGAGCGGGGGATGCAGTGCGCCGACGGTTGGCTCGACGCGGCGACCCTCGACGCCGTCGGGACGCGCGCGTTCGTCCTGAACGCCTGTCGCTCCTACGCGCAGGGGATGCACCTCGTTCGGGCGGGCGCGATCGCCGGCGTCGTCACGCTCGTCAACGTCGGCAACGAACCCGCGACGCGCGTCGGGCGGACCCTCGCCCGCCTGCTCAACGCCGGGTTCTCCCTTGCCGGCGCGCTCGACATCCTCGGCACCGACACGATCACCGGACGGCAGTACACCGTGGTCGGCGACGGACAGGTGGTGCTGGCGGAGGGGAAGGGCGGAACGCCGATGTTTACCGAGATAGAGAGCGTCACGGAGGACCGATGTTCGGTTCGCCTGTACGGCTACCCGACCACCGGCTGGTCGGGCATGGGGGCGTTGTACGTCCCGACGATCGAAGACAACGACAGGGGATGTCTGAACGTCGGGGAGATCGGCGAGTTCACGGTCGGACGCGAAGAACTGGACCGCGTTTTCGACAGCGAACGGTTCCCGGTGCGCACCCGCGGCGAACTCAGGTGGAGCGACGAATTGAGTGCCGACGACGTGCTGGAGTAG
- a CDS encoding DUF7503 family protein — MSEHGIKRYLAENPKKTGVLFAILVLLSQAGNVSAIGCTIGGP; from the coding sequence ATGTCGGAACACGGCATCAAGCGGTACCTGGCAGAGAACCCGAAGAAGACCGGCGTCCTGTTCGCGATCCTGGTCCTGCTCTCGCAGGCGGGGAACGTATCGGCCATCGGATGCACTATCGGCGGGCCGTAA
- a CDS encoding molybdopterin-dependent oxidoreductase, translating to MATVGSRLRAASAGVALALAAGVAGVAGSYLVAGFAPGFVVAPVESALSRAMPGAVVTYAILVLGSLGQQLNLLAAVAITIALFALVAWLASAIGRQVAAPVVGPAVAGAAVWAVATALTRDPVLALGAAVPTAAVVALPEVVARVGGSGSGTGAGSVDGGRRTALGALAGAVGFGVLSYLVGGRGGESGGGELEGTREGRTTTERLLSEARTQSLDVAGLEPLVSEAFYEVDINSVDPQVSAEEWSLRVTGAVEEEIELSYDDLTSMPSEPRFVTLRCVGEGLNGKKMDNALWEVVPIADVLDRAGLELEQCCVMLRAADDYYEEFPAEALKRGYLAYGMNGRRLPRAHGHPVRALIPGHWGEINVKWLTEIEVLEREVDGYWEKRGWHGTGPVSTVAKLHVVNRLDDGRVQVAGHAYAGTRGIGRVEVSTDGGSSWNDARLSEPLPGEDVWRQWAYEYDPPGEEHEVVVRAYDADGTRQPKKRRPAFPSGATGWVSRTVTP from the coding sequence ATGGCAACAGTCGGCTCTCGGTTGCGAGCGGCGAGCGCGGGCGTCGCGCTCGCCCTGGCCGCGGGCGTCGCGGGCGTCGCGGGATCGTACCTGGTCGCGGGGTTCGCGCCGGGCTTCGTCGTCGCCCCCGTCGAGTCCGCGCTCTCGCGGGCGATGCCCGGAGCCGTCGTGACGTACGCGATCCTCGTCCTCGGGAGCCTCGGACAACAGCTCAACCTGCTCGCGGCCGTCGCGATCACGATCGCGCTGTTCGCCCTCGTCGCGTGGCTCGCGAGCGCCATCGGTCGCCAGGTCGCCGCGCCCGTCGTCGGGCCGGCCGTCGCGGGCGCGGCCGTCTGGGCCGTCGCGACGGCGCTGACGCGCGACCCCGTGCTCGCGCTCGGCGCGGCCGTTCCGACCGCCGCCGTCGTCGCCCTCCCCGAGGTCGTCGCGCGCGTCGGCGGGAGCGGAAGCGGTACCGGTGCGGGGAGCGTCGACGGCGGCCGGCGAACCGCGCTCGGCGCGCTCGCGGGCGCGGTCGGTTTCGGGGTGCTCTCGTACCTCGTCGGCGGCCGGGGCGGGGAGAGCGGTGGGGGCGAACTGGAGGGGACGCGGGAGGGGCGCACGACGACCGAACGGCTCCTCTCGGAAGCCCGGACGCAGTCCCTCGACGTGGCCGGTCTCGAACCGCTCGTCAGCGAGGCGTTCTACGAGGTGGACATCAACAGCGTCGACCCGCAGGTGAGCGCCGAGGAGTGGTCGCTGCGCGTCACCGGCGCGGTCGAGGAGGAGATCGAACTCTCCTACGACGACCTCACGTCGATGCCCTCGGAGCCGAGGTTCGTCACCCTGCGATGCGTCGGCGAGGGGCTCAACGGGAAGAAGATGGACAACGCCCTCTGGGAGGTCGTCCCGATCGCCGACGTGCTCGACCGGGCGGGCCTCGAACTCGAGCAGTGCTGCGTGATGCTCCGGGCGGCCGACGACTACTACGAGGAGTTCCCCGCCGAGGCACTGAAGCGGGGGTACCTCGCCTACGGCATGAACGGCCGCCGGCTCCCCCGGGCGCACGGCCACCCCGTCCGCGCGCTCATCCCCGGCCACTGGGGGGAGATCAACGTCAAGTGGCTCACGGAGATCGAGGTGCTGGAGCGGGAGGTCGACGGCTACTGGGAGAAGCGCGGGTGGCACGGCACCGGACCCGTCTCCACCGTCGCGAAGCTCCACGTCGTCAACCGCCTCGACGACGGGCGCGTCCAGGTCGCGGGCCACGCCTACGCCGGGACGCGCGGGATCGGTCGCGTCGAGGTGTCGACCGACGGCGGAAGCTCGTGGAACGACGCCCGCCTCTCCGAGCCGCTCCCGGGCGAGGACGTCTGGCGGCAGTGGGCCTACGAGTACGACCCGCCGGGCGAGGAGCACGAGGTCGTCGTCCGCGCCTACGACGCCGACGGGACGCGCCAGCCGAAGAAGCGCCGGCCCGCCTTCCCGAGCGGGGCGACCGGCTGGGTGAGCCGGACGGTCACCCCCTGA
- a CDS encoding aconitate hydratase codes for MTGDSPLGATRELDVDGTTYRIADLTALEDAGICELDRLPVSIRILLESVLRNVDGDEITEADVRNVASWEPDVPDVELPFTPSRVVLQDLTGVPAVVDLAALRSAAARAGEDPTVVEPEIPADLVVDHSVQVDYYGSEDAYERNVELEYERNAERYRALKWAQNAFDDFRVVPPGTGIVHQVNLEHLGRVVHDRVIDGERWLLPDTLVGTDSHTPMIGGIGVVGWGVGGIEAEAAMLGQPVTMTLPEVVGVRLTGELPEGATATDLVLHVTESLREVGVVDRFVEFFGPGVGTLTVPDRATLSNMAPEQGSTISVFPVDEATLDYLELTGRDPAHVDLVREYLDAQGLFGEQEPEYTEVVEVDLSTVTPSLAGPRRPQDRVEVSDMRRHFRELLADEFDGRADDVDEDALARWIGEGGRDSGVSTDGGSTAGQATQPAGGPDLGEFTKRVPVTMPDGSETELGHGSVVVSAITSCTNTSNPSVMIAAGLLARNAVERGLDVPAHVKTSLAPGSRVVTEYLEASGLSTYLDDLGYDVVGYGCTTCIGNAGPLPEPVEAAIDEHDLWTTSVLSGNRNFEARIHPKIRANYLGSPPLVVAYGLAGRMDVDLASEPLGTDEEGEPVYLADLWPDADEIRATMRDSVDPSMFSERYASVFEGDERWTALDAPTGDVYDWDEASTYIREPPFFEDFPLSEPGVADVDGARCLALLGDTVTTDHISPAGPFGADLPAGRWLEAHGVEPHEFNTYGARRGNHEVMMRGTFANVRIENEMLDGVEGGYTIHHPTGEETTVFEASERYREEDVPLVVLAGEEFGTGSSRDWAAKGTALLGVRATIAESYERIYRDNLVGMGVLPLQFDGGSRKSLGLTGSEVYHVRGLDDGLAVNDELTVVAEREDGSTVEFPVTAQVGTPAAVRYVEHGGILHYVLRRLLTDEE; via the coding sequence ATGACCGGTGACAGTCCTCTCGGGGCGACTCGGGAACTCGACGTCGACGGAACGACCTACCGGATCGCCGACCTCACCGCGCTCGAGGACGCGGGGATCTGCGAACTCGATCGACTTCCCGTGAGCATCCGGATCCTCCTCGAGTCCGTGCTCCGGAACGTCGACGGCGACGAGATCACCGAGGCGGACGTTCGGAACGTCGCGTCGTGGGAGCCGGACGTGCCCGACGTGGAGCTTCCGTTCACCCCCTCGCGCGTCGTCCTGCAGGACCTGACGGGCGTTCCGGCCGTCGTCGACCTCGCCGCGCTCCGGTCCGCCGCCGCGCGCGCCGGCGAGGACCCGACCGTCGTCGAGCCGGAGATCCCCGCGGACCTCGTCGTCGACCACAGCGTTCAGGTGGACTACTACGGCTCCGAGGACGCCTACGAGCGGAACGTCGAACTCGAATACGAGCGCAACGCGGAGCGCTACCGGGCGCTGAAGTGGGCGCAGAACGCCTTCGACGACTTCCGGGTGGTGCCGCCGGGGACGGGCATCGTCCACCAGGTGAACCTGGAGCACCTCGGTCGGGTCGTCCACGACCGCGTGATCGACGGCGAGCGGTGGCTCCTGCCCGACACGCTCGTGGGGACGGACAGCCACACGCCCATGATCGGCGGCATCGGCGTCGTCGGGTGGGGCGTCGGCGGCATCGAGGCCGAGGCCGCGATGCTCGGCCAGCCCGTCACGATGACGCTCCCCGAGGTCGTCGGCGTCCGCCTCACCGGCGAACTCCCGGAGGGTGCCACGGCGACGGACCTGGTCCTCCACGTCACGGAGTCCCTGCGCGAAGTCGGCGTCGTGGATCGATTCGTCGAGTTCTTCGGCCCCGGCGTCGGGACCCTCACGGTCCCCGACCGGGCGACCCTCTCGAACATGGCACCCGAGCAGGGATCGACGATCAGCGTCTTCCCCGTCGACGAGGCGACGCTCGACTACCTCGAACTGACGGGACGGGACCCCGCGCACGTCGACCTCGTCCGCGAGTACCTCGACGCGCAGGGTCTCTTCGGCGAGCAGGAACCGGAGTACACCGAGGTCGTGGAGGTCGATCTCTCGACCGTCACGCCCAGCCTCGCCGGTCCCAGACGCCCGCAGGACCGCGTCGAGGTGAGCGACATGCGGCGGCACTTCCGCGAACTCCTCGCCGACGAGTTCGACGGACGCGCCGACGACGTCGACGAGGACGCACTCGCCCGCTGGATCGGCGAGGGGGGACGGGACTCCGGGGTCTCGACCGACGGCGGGTCGACCGCCGGGCAGGCGACCCAGCCTGCCGGGGGCCCGGACCTCGGCGAGTTCACGAAGCGCGTCCCGGTGACGATGCCGGACGGGTCGGAGACGGAGCTGGGGCACGGCTCCGTGGTGGTGAGCGCCATCACGAGCTGTACGAACACCTCGAACCCGTCGGTGATGATCGCCGCGGGCTTGCTCGCCAGGAACGCCGTCGAGCGCGGACTCGACGTGCCGGCGCACGTCAAGACGAGCCTCGCCCCGGGCAGCCGGGTCGTCACCGAGTACCTGGAGGCGTCCGGCCTGTCGACCTACCTCGACGACCTGGGGTACGACGTCGTCGGCTACGGCTGTACGACCTGCATCGGGAACGCCGGTCCGCTGCCCGAACCCGTCGAGGCGGCCATCGACGAACACGACCTCTGGACGACGAGCGTCCTCTCGGGCAACCGGAACTTCGAGGCGCGCATCCACCCGAAGATCCGGGCGAACTACCTCGGGAGCCCGCCGCTCGTCGTCGCGTACGGCCTCGCGGGGCGCATGGACGTCGACCTGGCGTCGGAGCCGCTGGGGACCGACGAGGAGGGAGAGCCGGTCTACCTCGCGGACCTCTGGCCGGACGCCGACGAGATCCGGGCGACGATGCGCGACAGCGTCGATCCGTCGATGTTCTCGGAGAGGTACGCCTCGGTGTTCGAGGGCGACGAGCGCTGGACCGCCCTCGACGCCCCGACCGGTGACGTCTACGACTGGGACGAGGCGTCCACCTACATCCGCGAGCCGCCGTTCTTCGAGGACTTCCCGCTCTCTGAGCCGGGGGTCGCGGACGTCGACGGCGCGCGCTGTCTCGCGCTCCTCGGTGACACCGTGACGACGGACCACATCAGTCCCGCCGGGCCGTTCGGCGCGGACCTCCCCGCCGGGCGGTGGCTCGAGGCGCACGGCGTCGAGCCCCACGAGTTCAACACCTACGGTGCCCGCCGCGGGAACCACGAGGTGATGATGCGCGGGACGTTCGCGAACGTCCGCATCGAGAACGAGATGCTCGACGGCGTCGAGGGCGGTTACACGATCCACCACCCGACCGGCGAGGAGACGACCGTCTTCGAGGCGTCGGAGCGCTACCGCGAGGAGGACGTCCCGCTCGTGGTGCTCGCCGGCGAGGAGTTCGGCACCGGATCGAGCCGCGACTGGGCCGCGAAGGGGACCGCCCTGCTCGGCGTGCGGGCGACGATCGCCGAGAGCTACGAGCGGATCTACCGCGACAACCTGGTCGGGATGGGCGTCCTGCCGCTCCAGTTCGACGGAGGCTCCCGGAAGTCGCTCGGCCTGACCGGATCCGAGGTGTACCACGTCCGGGGGCTGGACGACGGCCTGGCGGTGAACGACGAACTCACGGTCGTCGCGGAGCGCGAGGACGGCTCGACGGTCGAGTTCCCCGTGACCGCGCAGGTGGGGACCCCGGCCGCGGTACGCTACGTCGAACACGGCGGCATCCTCCACTACGTGCTCCGACGGCTGTTGACCGACGAGGAGTGA
- a CDS encoding DUF7543 family protein, giving the protein MDWTETTDRGTTRWTREDGTVVVALRETADTRWAVTLDRLEQAPEGPGYERETVPTRADALAVAARWREEHDGG; this is encoded by the coding sequence ATGGACTGGACGGAGACGACCGACCGCGGGACGACGCGGTGGACGCGCGAGGACGGCACCGTCGTCGTCGCGCTGCGCGAGACGGCCGACACCCGCTGGGCCGTGACGCTCGACCGACTCGAACAGGCACCCGAGGGCCCGGGCTACGAGCGCGAGACGGTCCCGACGCGGGCGGACGCGCTCGCCGTCGCCGCGCGCTGGCGCGAGGAGCACGACGGGGGGTGA
- a CDS encoding enoyl-CoA hydratase/isomerase family protein, producing the protein MVEVGTGLARVERDGRRADVVLNRPEKRNAIDEAMIDDLTEAFRRVADDDDVWAATLLGEGPVFSAGMDLEMMRDATREEHAVIGKRLHELLDAVEALPQPVVVGVKRAAVAGAFELTLPADLRVLGREAAYGVVEVELGVFPHGGTTQRLPRLVGLAKAKELVLTAEYVDPEEALRLGLVSEVCPDEAVDDRARALADDLTRKAPLGLRRAKRALNRALDVPLDAGLEYERTLALDLYGTRDRIEGFDARIEGREPTFEGR; encoded by the coding sequence ATGGTAGAAGTCGGCACGGGCCTGGCGCGCGTCGAACGCGACGGACGGCGCGCCGACGTCGTCCTGAATCGACCGGAGAAGCGCAACGCGATCGACGAGGCGATGATCGACGACCTCACCGAGGCGTTCCGTCGGGTCGCCGACGACGACGACGTGTGGGCGGCGACGCTCCTCGGCGAGGGACCGGTGTTCTCCGCGGGGATGGACCTCGAGATGATGCGTGACGCGACCCGCGAGGAGCACGCCGTCATCGGGAAGCGCCTTCACGAGTTGCTGGACGCCGTCGAGGCGCTTCCCCAGCCGGTCGTGGTCGGCGTCAAGCGCGCGGCCGTCGCCGGGGCGTTCGAGCTAACCCTCCCCGCCGACCTCCGGGTGCTCGGGCGCGAGGCGGCGTACGGCGTCGTCGAGGTGGAACTCGGCGTGTTCCCCCACGGCGGGACGACCCAGCGGCTGCCGCGGCTCGTGGGGCTGGCGAAGGCGAAGGAACTGGTCCTCACGGCCGAGTACGTGGACCCGGAGGAGGCGCTCCGTCTCGGACTGGTGAGCGAGGTCTGCCCCGACGAGGCCGTCGACGACCGCGCCCGCGCGCTCGCGGACGACCTGACCCGGAAGGCACCGCTCGGACTCCGACGGGCGAAGCGCGCCCTCAACCGGGCGCTCGACGTGCCCCTCGACGCGGGCCTCGAGTACGAGCGGACGCTGGCGCTCGACCTCTACGGGACGCGGGATCGGATCGAGGGGTTCGACGCGCGCATCGAGGGGAGAGAGCCGACGTTCGAGGGGCGCTGA
- a CDS encoding HVO_2523 family zinc finger protein — protein sequence MSEVRGGRPCPICEAPMYRRHCKYVCPQHGVIFDCADPFN from the coding sequence ATGAGCGAGGTGCGGGGCGGTCGGCCGTGTCCGATCTGCGAGGCCCCGATGTACCGCAGACACTGCAAGTACGTCTGCCCGCAGCACGGCGTGATCTTCGACTGCGCCGACCCGTTCAACTAA
- a CDS encoding DUF5830 family protein — protein sequence MTDETVELGVQLLERLEHEELSLAAAVDRLETITTDPTTTRTILDEAEKRGVIRREEGIIRPTGGRFLRFQSEVISKEGEFTCKRCGAGVTTGYFMRLEAGEHGPFGSSCIRKVTGRE from the coding sequence GTGACCGACGAGACGGTCGAACTCGGGGTGCAGTTGCTCGAACGCCTCGAACACGAGGAGCTGTCGCTCGCGGCGGCCGTGGACCGCCTCGAGACCATCACCACCGATCCGACGACGACGCGGACGATCCTCGACGAGGCGGAGAAGCGGGGCGTCATCCGACGCGAGGAGGGGATCATCCGACCGACGGGCGGTCGGTTCCTGCGCTTTCAGAGCGAGGTGATCTCGAAGGAGGGCGAGTTCACCTGCAAGCGCTGCGGCGCGGGCGTGACGACGGGCTACTTCATGCGCCTCGAAGCGGGCGAGCACGGTCCGTTCGGGTCGTCGTGCATTCGGAAGGTGACGGGGCGGGAGTGA